One segment of Alnus glutinosa chromosome 2, dhAlnGlut1.1, whole genome shotgun sequence DNA contains the following:
- the LOC133859386 gene encoding glutathione S-transferase DHAR3, chloroplastic encodes MSTVKIQPTACALSSTVRHIGFFNLRLPRDGVVSSKSFNQSRRYGTRRALAVSMSSASQSNPLEVCVKASITTPNKLGDCPFCQRVLLTLEEKHLPYDLKLVDLANKPEWFLKINPAGKVPALKLDEKWIPDSDVISQALEEKYPVPPLGTPPEKASVGSKIFSTFIGFLKSKNPSDGTEQALLNELRSLNNYLKENGPFINGKEVSAVDLSLGPKLHHLEIALGHYKNWSVPESLPHVKSYMKAIFSRDSFIKTRAQPEDVIAGWRPKVVG; translated from the exons ATGTCGACCGTCAAAATTCAACCCACAGCGTGTGCGCTCTCTTCGACCGTCAGGCACATCGGCTTCTTCAATCTCCGGCTGCCCCGAGACGGCGTCGTTTCTTCCAAGAGCTTCAACCAGTCGAGACGCTACGGGACCAGAAGAGCCCTCGCGGTGTCAATGTCTTCTGCTTCGCAGTCGAACCCTCTTGAAGTCTGCGTCAAAGCTTCCATCACTACCCCCAACAAGCTCGGCGACT GTCCCTTTTGCCAGAGGGTATTGCTGACCTTGGAGGAGAAGCATCTCCCATATGACTTGAAGTTGGTAGATTTGGCCAACAAACCAGAATG GTTCTTAAAAATCAATCCAGCCGGTAAAGTTCCTGCACTTAAACTTGATGAGAAGTGGATTCCAGATTCTGATGTTATTTCACAAGCACTAGAAGAAAAGTACCCTGTTCCACCGTTGGGAACCCCACCTGAGAAGGCTTCAGT TGGATCAAAGATCTTCTCCACATTTATTGGTTTCCTCAAGAGCAAAAACCCCAGTGATGGAACAGAGCAAGCATTACTGAACGAGCTAAGATCTTTAAACAATTATCTCAAAGAAAAT GGTCCTTTTATCAATGGAAAAGAGGTTTCTGCTGTGGACTTGTCACTTGGACCCAAGCTGCATCATCTAGAGATTGCTTTGGGGCATTACAAGAATTGGTCAGTTCCAGAGTCTCTTCCCCATGTAAAGTCTTACATGAAG GCTATTTTCTCAAGGGATTCGTTTATTAAAACACGTGCACAGCCAGAGGATGTAATTGCCGGTTGGCGTCCAAAAGTCGTGGGTTAA
- the LOC133859388 gene encoding heterodimeric geranylgeranyl pyrophosphate synthase large subunit 1, chloroplastic-like produces MAFSSTISPFHASAHLSNPNNGFKNHTRTPFRAKSSLFQPFLTEEVMTKSLQNPLSTFQFEEYMETKAKTVNKALDAAVPLRPPLKIHEAMRYSLLAGGKRVRPILCIASCELVGGDESSAIPVACAVEMIHTMSLIHDDLPCMDNDDFRRGKPTNHRVFGEETAVLAGDALLSLAFEYVAAKTAKVSPERVIQAIAELGSAVGSEGVVAGQITDKCSEGAQVSLSELEYIHLHKTAKLLEASAVCGVIMGGGNAIEIEKVRAYARCIGLLLQVVDDVLDVTKSSEELGKTAGKDLASDKATYPKLMGVHKAMELAGKLADHAMQELAYFEPARAAPLFYLADYIANRQY; encoded by the coding sequence ATGGCCTTCTCTTCAACCATCTCACCTTTTCACGCTTCAGCCCATCTCAGCAACCCCAACAATGGCTTCAAAAATCACACAAGAACCCCATTTAGAGCAAAATCATCTTTGTTCCAACCATTCCTTACTGAAGAAGTGATGACCAAGTCACTCCAGAACCCTTTATCCACATTTCAATTCGAAGAATACATGGAAACGAAGGCGAAAACTGTGAACAAAGCTCTGGATGCCGCCGTGCCCTTGCGACCTCCATTGAAAATTCATGAGGCAATGAGATACTCACTCCTTGCCGGTGGAAAGCGTGTCCGTCCGATTTTGTGCATTGCTTCATGTGAGTTGGTAGGAGGGGATGAGTCTTCAGCGATTCCAGTTGCTTGTGCTGTTGAGATGATCCACACAATGTCACTAATTCATGATGATCTCCCTTGCATGGACAACGACGATTTTAGGCGCGGCAAGCCGACGAACCACCGGGTTTTCGGCGAAGAAACTGCCGTCCTAGCCGGCGATGCCCTCCTCTCCCTTGCCTTCGAGTATGTAGCGGCCAAGACCGCGAAAGTTTCTCCTGAACGTGTCATCCAAGCCATTGCTGAGCTTGGTTCCGCCGTCGGCTCGGAAGGGGTTGTGGCGGGGCAAATTACGGACAAATGCAGTGAGGGAGCACAAGTGAGTTTGAGTGAATTGGAGTACATTCATCTCCATAAAACAGCAAAGCTCCTAGAGGCTTCAGCGGTTTGTGGGGTGATTATGGGAGGTGGGAATGCGATTGAGATAGAGAAGGTGAGGGCTTATGCAAGGTGTATAGGATTGTTGTTGCAGGTGGTGGATGATGTTTTGGATGTGACTAAGTCGTCGGAGGAGCTCGGAAAGACGGCCGGGAAGGATTTGGCAAGCGACAAGGCCACATATCCTAAGCTTATGGGCGTTCACAAGGCTATGGAGTTAGCCGGCAAGCTGGCGGATCATGCAATGCAGGAGCTTGCCTATTTTGAACCTGCAAGAGCTGCCCCGTTATTCTATTTAGCTGACTACATTGCCAATCGACAGTATTAA
- the LOC133860498 gene encoding probable transcription factor At5g28040: MDSTPTSPQRQPEGPSLVSIKSSPSKLPIKRKTNPNPNFLSSKLQSTLDQSNAVAKPPPFKFPRIWTEPDETRFLQGLLDCASRGLSFPRDLQVFYDRFSGTMSQPYAKSQLSEKLRRLRKKFRDISSRLAGGLSPSWLSQHDQALYELSEKLWSPELSSSSPFGNNSSDYGSNVKKKGESSLVGVRVSFLPALPTLSSHSNQNHRFQEFDDDDDAGGVNAEYEEEEGFDRRRSGGLGGVAAKAALDVFDECLKEVRMVVVGSSKALRWHEQRVAELEVLARRLRLVLDNSLHVQSL; encoded by the coding sequence ATGGACTCCACCCCAACCAGCCCCCAACGCCAACCCGAAGGTCCCTCTCTCGTCTCCATCAAATCCTCTCCTAGCAAGCTCCCCATCAAACGCAAGaccaaccctaaccctaatttcctctCCTCCAAGCTACAGTCCACCCTCGACCAAAGCAACGCCGTCGCGAAGCCACCGCCGTTCAAGTTCCCCCGGATCTGGACCGAGCCCGACGAGACTCGGTTCCTGCAGGGCCTCCTGGACTGCGCGTCCCGGGGGCTCTCCTTCCCCAGAGACCTCCAAGTCTTCTACGACCGCTTCTCCGGGACGATGTCGCAGCCCTACGCCAAGTCCCAGCTCTCCGAGAAGCTCCGCCGCCTGAGGAAGAAATTCCGGGACATCTCATCGCGGCTCGCCGGAGGGCTCAGTCCGTCGTGGCTCTCGCAGCACGATCAGGCGCTCTACGAGCTCTCCGAGAAGCTCTGGAGCCCCGAGTTATCGTCCTCGTCGCCGTTTGGTAACAATTCCAGCGATTACGGTAGCAATGTGAAGAAGAAGGGCGAGAGCAGTTTGGTCGGGGTTAGGGTTAGTTTCTTGCCGGCCCTGCCTACTTTGAGTTCTCACTCGAATCAAAACCATCGTTTCCAGGAAttcgatgatgatgatgacgcTGGTGGTGTGAATGCTGAGTATGAGGAGGAAGAGGGGTTTGATAGGCGGAGAAGCGGTGGGCTTGGTGGGGTGGCAGCGAAAGCCGCGTTGGATGTGTTTGATGAGTGTTTGAAGGAGGTTCGGATGGTTGTTGTCGGGTCTTCCAAGGCACTGCGGTGGCACGAGCAACGGGTGGCGGAATTGGAGGTCTTGGCACGACGCTTGAGGTTGGTTCTCGACAACTCTCTTCATGTCCAATCACTATGA